From one Formosa sediminum genomic stretch:
- a CDS encoding SGNH/GDSL hydrolase family protein, with translation MANICKISLVYTVVFILNMGIGFSQTIPFEKPNWGAYTQDGEDGFLLAHIFIWPEDGKLVLDRAIKPREARLLSDPDKKIKIRLVDGKLTAFLPKKAPLEQVSVLKIQLTLTEDWANLERYSQANAELKAPIKKENRVVFIGNSITDNWDRDHVVFFQDNPNYVNRGISGQTSAQMLLRFRPDVIELKPKVVVISAGTNDIAGNRGYIELDRIAGNIFSMVELAKANNIKVILASVLPASSYSWSPSIEPADKIIELNTLLKAYAKRNKIIYLDYYTAMVNNEKGLKQELGRDTVHPNVDGYLIMEPMVKAAISKALK, from the coding sequence AATTGGGGAGCCTATACACAAGATGGCGAAGACGGTTTTTTGTTAGCGCATATTTTTATATGGCCAGAAGATGGTAAATTGGTTTTAGATAGAGCTATTAAACCAAGGGAAGCTAGATTACTTTCAGACCCCGATAAAAAGATAAAAATAAGATTAGTTGATGGAAAATTAACTGCATTTTTACCAAAGAAAGCTCCGCTTGAACAAGTATCTGTATTAAAAATACAATTAACGCTTACTGAAGATTGGGCAAATTTAGAACGTTACAGTCAAGCTAATGCCGAATTAAAAGCACCAATTAAAAAAGAAAATCGCGTGGTGTTTATAGGGAATTCTATAACCGATAATTGGGATAGGGATCATGTTGTTTTTTTTCAAGATAATCCAAATTACGTGAATAGAGGAATAAGCGGACAAACAAGTGCACAAATGTTGTTGCGTTTTAGACCAGATGTGATTGAGTTGAAACCCAAAGTGGTCGTGATTTCAGCCGGTACAAACGACATTGCAGGAAATAGAGGGTATATAGAATTAGATCGTATCGCAGGTAATATTTTTTCAATGGTAGAGTTAGCAAAAGCTAATAATATTAAAGTCATATTAGCATCTGTACTTCCAGCAAGTAGTTATTCTTGGAGTCCGTCTATAGAACCAGCAGATAAAATTATCGAGCTGAATACCCTTTTAAAAGCGTATGCAAAGAGAAATAAGATAATCTATTTAGATTATTATACAGCTATGGTAAATAATGAAAAAGGTTTAAAACAGGAATTGGGGAGGGATACCGTACATCCTAATGTAGACGGTTATCTTATTATGGAACCAATGGTTAAAGCAGCAATATCTAAAGCTTTAAAATAA
- a CDS encoding beta-glucosidase — MKKYMLLAACCVSMFLVETSVAQDRTALHKHATKQAKNLIKQMTLEEKVRLIEMTNLPIERLDIPEHHWWNEALHGVARRGEATQFPVPLSMASGWNPSLIKDMTTAISDEARALNNKDAVEDKAKRYHGLTLWSPVINMARDPRWGRTEETYGEDPFLTTELASAFVNGLQGDHPNYLKTVATIKHFVVNNTEHNRLHVRPNVSERALREYYFPAYRDVIAREDVESIMTAYNGLNGIPCSVNTWLLTDILRNEWEFNGTVVTDVGVPGHLIEQHKYAKNGPEAAMMMITAGVDVYSGSDRAREINEREWSKQAVEQGLMKESDLDQAIIRSLATRIKLGLLRSDEDNPYTKISTDVVGSEKHLAIARQIAREGAVLLQNKNNVLPATPEKYKSILFAGPYVNDAPFGAYSGNAAGIAATPMFGMQEIAGNQFEIKSQLGGKWLFIPEGNLNVPGKPETKGVVGEYFAGTKLEGHPISVRTDRGFDLDLPKPLAHIDPEIPQPTFSVRWTAELTPNRTGLHYFSMAALSGARVWINDQKVLDNWHSKAPHNEESQGVFLEAGKAVNLKVEYYNEEAEPARALLKWVEPQEVVVVEHPEDKLLIYVGGLTWRMSKESHDRMNSILPQDQMEEIKALAAIYPNMLVVLNGGTVVQLSELNDIVPSILLQWFPGQEGGYALAELITGKVNPSGHLPLTFYTDPDKLPDFEDYEISKGRTYMYMKNNVTYPFGYGLSYTSFDYSGLKITQHKKEVTAVLDVKNSGVMDGDDVIQLYVTNLDSKVYQPIRQLKAFKRVSISKGDTEQVELHFSINDMQWWGVSKQKYVVNPGRYEIQIGKSSAEIVQKQIITVK, encoded by the coding sequence ATGAAAAAATACATGCTATTAGCTGCTTGTTGTGTTTCAATGTTTTTGGTGGAGACCAGTGTAGCACAAGATCGGACAGCACTTCATAAGCATGCAACCAAGCAAGCGAAAAACCTGATAAAACAAATGACTTTAGAGGAGAAAGTCAGGTTAATAGAAATGACAAATTTGCCAATAGAGCGTTTAGATATTCCGGAACATCATTGGTGGAATGAAGCATTGCATGGCGTAGCGCGTCGTGGAGAAGCTACGCAGTTCCCAGTACCACTTTCTATGGCTTCTGGTTGGAATCCGTCCTTAATAAAAGACATGACCACCGCAATTAGTGATGAAGCTCGTGCTCTAAATAATAAAGATGCTGTCGAAGATAAAGCAAAACGATATCACGGTTTAACTTTATGGAGTCCAGTTATAAATATGGCACGTGATCCACGATGGGGACGTACAGAAGAAACCTATGGGGAAGATCCCTTTTTAACCACAGAACTTGCATCTGCTTTTGTAAACGGATTGCAAGGAGATCATCCAAATTATTTAAAGACTGTAGCGACTATAAAACATTTTGTTGTAAATAATACTGAACATAACCGTTTGCATGTGCGTCCAAATGTATCGGAGCGTGCATTACGAGAATATTATTTTCCAGCGTATCGCGATGTCATTGCTCGCGAAGATGTAGAATCTATTATGACAGCCTATAATGGTTTAAACGGTATTCCGTGTTCCGTAAATACATGGTTGTTAACGGATATTTTACGCAATGAATGGGAATTTAACGGAACTGTGGTAACCGATGTTGGAGTACCAGGACATTTGATAGAGCAACATAAATATGCTAAAAATGGACCAGAAGCTGCTATGATGATGATTACTGCTGGTGTAGATGTGTATTCGGGATCGGACAGAGCTAGAGAAATTAACGAGAGAGAGTGGTCTAAGCAAGCCGTAGAACAAGGGTTAATGAAAGAGTCCGATTTAGATCAAGCGATTATTCGTAGTCTAGCTACTCGTATTAAATTAGGACTTTTACGTTCAGACGAAGATAATCCGTATACTAAAATATCAACAGATGTGGTTGGTTCAGAAAAACATTTAGCTATTGCTAGACAAATTGCACGAGAGGGTGCTGTGTTACTGCAAAATAAAAACAATGTGCTTCCTGCAACTCCAGAAAAGTATAAATCTATTCTTTTTGCCGGACCTTATGTTAATGATGCGCCTTTTGGAGCTTACAGCGGAAATGCCGCAGGTATAGCTGCAACGCCTATGTTTGGTATGCAAGAAATCGCAGGAAATCAATTTGAAATCAAAAGTCAGTTAGGCGGGAAGTGGTTATTCATTCCGGAAGGCAATTTAAACGTTCCTGGAAAGCCAGAGACTAAAGGTGTAGTAGGAGAATATTTTGCAGGTACTAAACTCGAAGGTCATCCTATTTCGGTGAGAACAGATCGTGGTTTCGATTTGGATTTGCCAAAACCGTTAGCCCATATAGACCCAGAAATTCCACAGCCTACGTTTTCGGTACGTTGGACTGCAGAATTAACGCCCAATCGTACAGGACTTCATTATTTTTCAATGGCGGCATTAAGCGGTGCACGTGTGTGGATAAACGATCAAAAAGTATTAGATAATTGGCATAGTAAAGCACCGCATAACGAAGAATCTCAAGGGGTTTTTCTAGAAGCTGGTAAAGCAGTAAATTTAAAAGTAGAATATTATAATGAAGAAGCAGAGCCTGCTCGTGCCTTATTAAAATGGGTGGAACCCCAAGAGGTTGTTGTTGTAGAGCATCCAGAAGATAAATTACTAATATACGTGGGTGGACTTACTTGGAGAATGTCTAAAGAATCTCATGATCGCATGAATTCTATTTTACCACAAGATCAGATGGAAGAAATTAAAGCACTAGCAGCTATATACCCTAATATGTTAGTTGTACTAAATGGTGGAACAGTAGTGCAGTTATCTGAGTTGAATGACATCGTGCCATCAATTCTTTTACAATGGTTTCCAGGGCAAGAAGGAGGTTATGCTTTAGCTGAATTAATTACAGGAAAAGTGAATCCTTCAGGACATCTTCCACTTACATTTTACACCGATCCTGATAAATTACCAGATTTTGAAGATTACGAAATCAGTAAAGGAAGAACATATATGTATATGAAAAATAATGTGACCTATCCATTTGGGTATGGTCTAAGTTATACGTCCTTTGACTATTCAGGATTAAAAATCACTCAGCATAAAAAAGAAGTCACGGCTGTTTTAGATGTGAAAAACTCAGGTGTTATGGATGGCGATGATGTGATTCAACTATACGTTACCAACTTAGATTCTAAAGTATATCAGCCAATTCGTCAATTAAAAGCATTTAAAAGAGTTTCTATTTCAAAAGGTGACACGGAGCAAGTAGAGTTACATTTTTCTATAAACGATATGCAGTGGTGGGGTGTGAGTAAACAAAAATATGTTGTAAATCCTGGTCGTTACGAGATTCAGATTGGAAAGTCTTCAGCAGAAATTGTACAGAAACAGATTATCACCGTCAAATAA
- a CDS encoding 3-keto-disaccharide hydrolase, protein MKIKQLNGSILLVLIVIFNTMIVNAQSKAKSNQRFEPLFNGKNWDGWHLKLRNGDAEMVKKVFAIEDGVVHVFKHMPDSLNLNTGENATHGLFYTNKTYSKYILRFEYKWGRKITNNFDRWQYDAGVYYHVSDDKVWPTGIEYQIRYNHLTNTNHTGDLIRPKGAGYDWFSTKDGKHFLAPNDGGIPKDKSNWIHLATPTKNYNALNDTWNTCEIIVMGGEYTIHKLNGDIVNMAFNLTPEEGIIGFQSETAEIYYRDIEIKEFESSIPNYMVLL, encoded by the coding sequence ATGAAAATAAAACAATTAAACGGGTCTATACTTTTAGTTTTAATCGTGATTTTTAATACTATGATTGTTAATGCGCAATCTAAAGCTAAATCTAACCAAAGATTTGAACCTCTATTTAACGGTAAAAATTGGGATGGTTGGCATCTTAAATTAAGAAATGGCGATGCAGAGATGGTTAAAAAAGTCTTTGCCATTGAAGATGGTGTGGTACATGTCTTTAAGCATATGCCAGATAGTTTAAATCTTAATACAGGCGAAAATGCAACGCATGGCTTGTTTTATACCAATAAAACATATAGTAAATACATCTTGAGATTTGAGTATAAATGGGGACGTAAAATAACGAATAATTTTGATAGGTGGCAATATGATGCTGGCGTGTATTATCATGTATCCGACGACAAAGTATGGCCTACAGGAATAGAATATCAAATTAGATACAATCATCTTACCAACACAAATCATACAGGCGATTTAATTAGACCTAAAGGCGCAGGTTATGATTGGTTTTCTACTAAAGATGGTAAACATTTTCTTGCTCCAAACGATGGTGGAATCCCTAAAGACAAAAGTAATTGGATACATTTAGCAACACCAACCAAAAATTACAATGCATTAAACGATACTTGGAATACCTGTGAAATTATTGTTATGGGTGGTGAATATACCATTCATAAATTAAATGGGGATATTGTTAACATGGCTTTCAATTTAACACCGGAAGAAGGCATTATCGGATTTCAATCGGAAACAGCAGAAATTTATTATCGTGATATAGAAATTAAAGAATTTGAGAGTAGTATTCCAAATTATATGGTGTTATTGTAA